One window of the Doryrhamphus excisus isolate RoL2022-K1 chromosome 10, RoL_Dexc_1.0, whole genome shotgun sequence genome contains the following:
- the LOC131136836 gene encoding phosphatidylinositol 4-phosphate 5-kinase type-1 alpha-like isoform X2 — protein sequence MATAGTADPGSTAPTGTSGIFKGGPSEMPGSSATAQSMKKTIGHRGVETTTGETTYKKTTSSALKGAIQLGITHTVGSLSQKAERDVLMQDFVVVESIFFPSEGSNLTPAHHYSDFRFKTYAPIAFRYFRELFGIRPDDYLYSLCSEPLIELSNPGASGSLFYVSSDDEFIIKTVQHKEAEFLQKLLPGYFMNINQNKRTLLPKFYGLYCVQAGGKNIRIVVMNNLLPRIIPMHLKYDLKGSTYKRRASPKEREKAVPIYKDLDFIQDMPDGLQLESDNYNALSKTIQRDCLLLQSFKIMDYSLLMGIHNMDQASRERERSGGYSADSGGSEGAVTPDQRRPQAQKSLYCTAMESIQGEARGKGALDSEDHMGGIPARNAKGERLLIYIGIIDILQSYRFVKRLEHSWKALVHDGDTVSVHRPGFYAERFQHFMCSTVFKKIPLKPSPSKKSRGGGQGGLRRAPTLGAPTPLSHATGQSLMDPRLVYHPHFKSTESEADGVQPGRPDLVPNTPTLQDNPTDCEANLSTSSVGSLEFASSPPLRSVGVEVHKSAHTDYDQGAFHSLEVEGSADNSANLSGSEDVVSLSDIIPETNINF from the exons ATGGCGACTGCTGGAACAGCAGACCCGGGATCAACAGCCCCGACAG GGACCAGCGGCATCTTCAAGGGGGGGCCCTCAGAG ATGCCTGGCTCCTCAGCCACGGCTCAGAGTATGAAGAAGACCATTGGACACCGGGGAGTTGAGACCACCACGGGAGAGACCACCTACAAAAAG ACGACGTCCTCTGCCCTAAAAGGCGCCATTCAGTTGGGCATCACTCACACGGTCGGCAGCTTGAGCCAAAAGGCGGAGAGGGATGTGCTCATGCAGGATTTTGTGGTTGTTGAAAGCATCTTCTTCCCCAG TGAAGGCAGCAACCTGACTCCAGCTCATCACTACAGCGACTTTCGTTTTAAGACCTACGCTCCCATCGCCTTCCGTTACTTCAGAGAGCTGTTTGGCATTCGACCAGATGACTACCTG TATTCCCTGTGCAGCGAGCCACTGATTGAACTCTCCAACCCGGGAGCCAGTGGATCCCTTTTCTACGTCTCCAGTGACGACGAGTTTATCATCAAAACAGTACAGCACAAAGAGGCGGAGTTTCTCCAGAAACTACTTCCTGGATACTTCATG AACATAAACCAAAACAAGCGGACACTCCTGCCCAAGTTCTACGGCCTCTACTGCGTCCAGGCGGGGGGCAAGAATATCCGCATCGTCGTGATGAACAATCTCCTCCCCCGCATCATCCCCATGCACCTCAAGTACGACTTGAAAGGCTCCACCTATAAGAGACGGGCGTCGCCCAAGGAGAGGGAAAAGGCTGTTCCCATATACAAAGATCTGGATTTTATCCAGGATATGCCCGATGGCCTGCAGCTGGAATCGGACAACTACAACGCCCTGAGCAAGACCATACAGAGGGACTGCCTG ctgttgcAGAGTTTCAAAATCATGGATTACAGTCTGCTGATGGGCATTCACAACATGGACCAGGCCAGTCGGGAGCGAGAACGTTCCGGTGGCTATTCGGCGGACAGCGGGGGGTCGGAGGGAGCGGTGACCCCGGATCAGCGCCGGCCTCAAGCCCAGAAGAGTCTTTACTGTACGGCCATGGAGTCCATCCAGGGGGAGGCTCGGGGAAAGGGAGCTTTAGACTCGGAAGACCA catgGGAGGTATTCCAGCTCGTAACGCAAAAGGAGAGAGGTTACTCATCTACATCGGCATCATCGACATCCTCCAGTCGTACAG ATTTGTTAAGAGATTGGAACACTCCTGGAAGGCCCTGGTGCATGATGGG GACACCGTTTCAGTTCACAGACCTGGCTTCTACGCAGAGCGCTTCCAGCATTTCATGTGCAGCACGGTGTTCAAGAAAATCCCAT TAAAGCCCTCTCCATCTAAGAAGAGCCGTGGAGGAGGTCAAGGGGGGCTTAGGAGAGCCCCCACTCTGGGTGCTCCCACCCCACTCTCCCACGCAACAGGGCAGTCGCTCATGGACCCCAGACTGGTTTACCACCCCCACTTTAAAAGCACAGAGTCGGAGGCTGACGGTG TCCAGCCGGGCAGACCAGATCTGGTTCCCAACACCCCGACGTTGCAGGACAACCCGACTGATTGCGAGGCCAACCTTTCCACCTCGTCAGTAGGCAGCCTAGAATTTGCTTCCTCTCCTCCCTTAAG GTCTGTGGGGGTGGAGGTGCACAAATCGGCGCACACAGACTACGACCAGGGTGCTTTTCACAG TTTGGAGGTTGAAGGCAGTGCAGACAATTCAGCCAACCTGTCCGGAAGTGAAGATGTAGTTTCGCTATCTGACATCATCCCCGAGACCAACATCAATTTT TAA
- the LOC131136844 gene encoding C-reactive protein-like encodes MERLFLVMVMLASCGAAPTDLSGKMFVFPKETKTDHVKLLTSKSSLDAVTVCLRFFTDLTRSYALFSLATPAHSNDFLLFKMNTDDVISMEARDSSTRFLSLSFPPNSWHSMCATWNSQNGVAQLWVDGKQTVKRFIHSGQPISGEFFPILGQEQDAYGGGFDATQSFIGMISRLHVWDYVLSAAEIRRYVEDANFSPGNVFNWRALDYEIVGSVLVEEEIL; translated from the exons ATCTTTCGGGCAAAATGTTTGTCTTCCCCAAGGAGACCAAAACAGATCATGTCAAACTGTTGACATCCAAGTCATCGTTGGATGCCGTGACGGTCTGTCTCAG GTTCTTCACAGACCTCACCAGGAGCTACGCGCTCTTCTCCTTGGCGACGCCCGCACACAGCAACGACTTTCTGCTCTTCAAGATGAACACGGACGATGTCATCTCCATGGAAGCTCGGGACAGCAGCACACGCTTCCTGTCCCTGTCCTTCCCCCCCAACTCCTGGCACTCCATGTGCGCCACCTGGAATTCCCAGAACGGTGTGGCGCAGTTGTGGGTGGACGGCAAGCAGACCGTGAAGAGGTTCATCCACTCGGGGCAGCCCATCAGCGGTGAATTCTTCCCCATCCTGGGCCAAGAGCAGGACGCCTACGGTGGAGGCTTCGACGCCACTCAGTCGTTCATCGGGATGATCTCCCGGCTTCACGTGTGGGACTACGTGCTCTCTGCCGCTGAGATCCGACGCTACGTGGAGGACGCCAACTTCAGCCCGGGCAACGTCTTCAACTGGAGAGCTCTGGACTATGAAATCGTTGGCAGTGTTTTGGTGGAAGAAGAGATCCTGTAG
- the LOC131136836 gene encoding phosphatidylinositol 4-phosphate 5-kinase type-1 alpha-like isoform X1 produces MATAGTADPGSTAPTGTSGIFKGGPSEMPGSSATAQSMKKTIGHRGVETTTGETTYKKTTSSALKGAIQLGITHTVGSLSQKAERDVLMQDFVVVESIFFPSEGSNLTPAHHYSDFRFKTYAPIAFRYFRELFGIRPDDYLYSLCSEPLIELSNPGASGSLFYVSSDDEFIIKTVQHKEAEFLQKLLPGYFMNINQNKRTLLPKFYGLYCVQAGGKNIRIVVMNNLLPRIIPMHLKYDLKGSTYKRRASPKEREKAVPIYKDLDFIQDMPDGLQLESDNYNALSKTIQRDCLLLQSFKIMDYSLLMGIHNMDQASRERERSGGYSADSGGSEGAVTPDQRRPQAQKSLYCTAMESIQGEARGKGALDSEDHMGGIPARNAKGERLLIYIGIIDILQSYRFVKRLEHSWKALVHDGDTVSVHRPGFYAERFQHFMCSTVFKKIPLKPSPSKKSRGGGQGGLRRAPTLGAPTPLSHATGQSLMDPRLVYHPHFKSTESEADGVQPGRPDLVPNTPTLQDNPTDCEANLSTSSVGSLEFASSPPLRSVGVEVHKSAHTDYDQGAFHSLEVEGSADNSANLSGSEDVVSLSDIIPETNINFVCPRNGPRVTQWNLLRPNKFQEAGLKWNVSTVTSSNL; encoded by the exons ATGGCGACTGCTGGAACAGCAGACCCGGGATCAACAGCCCCGACAG GGACCAGCGGCATCTTCAAGGGGGGGCCCTCAGAG ATGCCTGGCTCCTCAGCCACGGCTCAGAGTATGAAGAAGACCATTGGACACCGGGGAGTTGAGACCACCACGGGAGAGACCACCTACAAAAAG ACGACGTCCTCTGCCCTAAAAGGCGCCATTCAGTTGGGCATCACTCACACGGTCGGCAGCTTGAGCCAAAAGGCGGAGAGGGATGTGCTCATGCAGGATTTTGTGGTTGTTGAAAGCATCTTCTTCCCCAG TGAAGGCAGCAACCTGACTCCAGCTCATCACTACAGCGACTTTCGTTTTAAGACCTACGCTCCCATCGCCTTCCGTTACTTCAGAGAGCTGTTTGGCATTCGACCAGATGACTACCTG TATTCCCTGTGCAGCGAGCCACTGATTGAACTCTCCAACCCGGGAGCCAGTGGATCCCTTTTCTACGTCTCCAGTGACGACGAGTTTATCATCAAAACAGTACAGCACAAAGAGGCGGAGTTTCTCCAGAAACTACTTCCTGGATACTTCATG AACATAAACCAAAACAAGCGGACACTCCTGCCCAAGTTCTACGGCCTCTACTGCGTCCAGGCGGGGGGCAAGAATATCCGCATCGTCGTGATGAACAATCTCCTCCCCCGCATCATCCCCATGCACCTCAAGTACGACTTGAAAGGCTCCACCTATAAGAGACGGGCGTCGCCCAAGGAGAGGGAAAAGGCTGTTCCCATATACAAAGATCTGGATTTTATCCAGGATATGCCCGATGGCCTGCAGCTGGAATCGGACAACTACAACGCCCTGAGCAAGACCATACAGAGGGACTGCCTG ctgttgcAGAGTTTCAAAATCATGGATTACAGTCTGCTGATGGGCATTCACAACATGGACCAGGCCAGTCGGGAGCGAGAACGTTCCGGTGGCTATTCGGCGGACAGCGGGGGGTCGGAGGGAGCGGTGACCCCGGATCAGCGCCGGCCTCAAGCCCAGAAGAGTCTTTACTGTACGGCCATGGAGTCCATCCAGGGGGAGGCTCGGGGAAAGGGAGCTTTAGACTCGGAAGACCA catgGGAGGTATTCCAGCTCGTAACGCAAAAGGAGAGAGGTTACTCATCTACATCGGCATCATCGACATCCTCCAGTCGTACAG ATTTGTTAAGAGATTGGAACACTCCTGGAAGGCCCTGGTGCATGATGGG GACACCGTTTCAGTTCACAGACCTGGCTTCTACGCAGAGCGCTTCCAGCATTTCATGTGCAGCACGGTGTTCAAGAAAATCCCAT TAAAGCCCTCTCCATCTAAGAAGAGCCGTGGAGGAGGTCAAGGGGGGCTTAGGAGAGCCCCCACTCTGGGTGCTCCCACCCCACTCTCCCACGCAACAGGGCAGTCGCTCATGGACCCCAGACTGGTTTACCACCCCCACTTTAAAAGCACAGAGTCGGAGGCTGACGGTG TCCAGCCGGGCAGACCAGATCTGGTTCCCAACACCCCGACGTTGCAGGACAACCCGACTGATTGCGAGGCCAACCTTTCCACCTCGTCAGTAGGCAGCCTAGAATTTGCTTCCTCTCCTCCCTTAAG GTCTGTGGGGGTGGAGGTGCACAAATCGGCGCACACAGACTACGACCAGGGTGCTTTTCACAG TTTGGAGGTTGAAGGCAGTGCAGACAATTCAGCCAACCTGTCCGGAAGTGAAGATGTAGTTTCGCTATCTGACATCATCCCCGAGACCAACATCAATTTTGTATGTCCTCGAAACGGCCCTCGCGtcacacagtggaacctcttaaGGCCAAATAAATTCCAGGAAGCAGGACTGAAATGGAACGTGTCAACTGTCACATCATCGAacctttaa